In Acropora muricata isolate sample 2 chromosome 11, ASM3666990v1, whole genome shotgun sequence, one DNA window encodes the following:
- the LOC136889046 gene encoding uncharacterized protein F54H12.2-like codes for MVLKITKRDGTPTGDGKKYTLINNALHSIVKQFTIKINETLVTEQSDTQAYNAYIKTILNFTEQAKKSYLTKALYYKDTAGHMDEVDNTAENNIGLNKRGVFTNNGTEVGLVGVPLCDIFNMDKLLLDGLEIKVKVDLNSDAFVLMGGETPNNCKLQIMSSTLRVRTVRVADSTKLEHLQIMQGQKGRAALPAVYTLTRTPTHAKIIPRGVLNHTETDLFNGLIPQCLIFGMVRNDAYNGNLARNPFNFQLFDVQGVRLTVNGEEMPYSALDLTGGKKIDGYNTLFSGSGEMNCGHGLDIDREDWEQGYGLFRFDLTPAGSGHPDHLIPHRSGNVNLYLKFGTETDTVLNLIVYAEFQNQLEIDRNRRVVYDLSQGS; via the coding sequence ATGGTGCTGAAAATAACCAAGAGAGACGGAACTCCTACAGGCGATGGCAAGAAGTACACTCTGATCAACAACGCCCTTCACTCTATCGTTAAACAGTTTACTATCAAGATTAACGAGACACTCGTGACAGAACAATCAGACACTCAAGCTTACAATGCCTACATCAAAACCATACTAAATTTTACAGAGCAGGCCAAAAAGTCCTACTTAACAAAAGCGCTGTACTACAAAGACACAGCTGGACATATGGATGAAGTGGATAATACTGCCGAAAATAATATCGGTCTGAACAAAAGGGGTGtattcacaaacaatggaaCTGAAGTGGGACTCGTTGGGGTACCCCTATGCGACATCTTCAACATGGACAAGTTATTGTTAGATGGTCTAGAGATCAAGGTAAAAGTGGACCTGAACAGTGATGCTTTCGTTCTCATGGGAGGTGAGACACCAAACAATTGCAAGTTACAAATCATGTCAAGCACTCTCCGTGTACGTACCGTCCGTGTAGCAGACAGCACGAAGTTggaacatttgcaaataatGCAGGGTCAAAAAGGTCGCGCTGCCCTCCCAGCAGTTTACACTTTGACCAGAACCCCAACACATGCAAAGATCATTCCTCGAGGGGTATTAAATCACACGGAGACAGATCTTTTCAATGGTCTTATTCCTCAATGCCTTATTTTCGGGATGGTGCGAAACGATGCGTACAACGGAAACCTGGCACGAAaccctttcaattttcaactgtttgacGTACAAGGAGTTCGTCTGACTGTGAATGGAGAAGAAATGCCGTACTCGGCTCTAGACCTGACAGGCGGCAAAAAGATCGATGGATATAACACCTTATTTTCCGGCAGCGGAGAAATGAACTGCGGGCATGGTCTGGACATTGACAGAGAAGATTGGGAACAGGGATACGGTTTGTTCCGTTTCGACTTAACGCCAGCCGGAAGCGGTCATCCTGATCATCTGATACCCCATCGCTCGGGGAATGTCAATCTGTACCTTAAATTTGGTACTGAAACAGACACAGTTCTCAATTTAATCGTGTACGCGGAATTCCAGAATCAGTTGGAGATTGATCGCAACAGACGCGTGGTCTACGATTTGTCACAAGGCTCTTAA